The Drosophila innubila isolate TH190305 chromosome 3R unlocalized genomic scaffold, UK_Dinn_1.0 2_E_3R, whole genome shotgun sequence genome has a segment encoding these proteins:
- the LOC117792126 gene encoding peptide tarsal-less AA, whose product MLDLDPTGTYRRPRETRDTRHKQRQQLASLELDPTGQY is encoded by the coding sequence ATGCTCGATCTCGATCCAACGGGCACCTATCGACGTCCACGGGAGACGCGTGACACACGCCACAAGCAGAGGCAGCAACTGGCCAGCCTAGAACTGGACCCCACCGGACAGTACTAG